Proteins found in one Dermacentor silvarum isolate Dsil-2018 chromosome 8, BIME_Dsil_1.4, whole genome shotgun sequence genomic segment:
- the LOC119460554 gene encoding tRNA-uridine aminocarboxypropyltransferase 1 isoform X2, with translation MTHEWRPLITRSCLFELGHENPFSHLRIASSEFLEEINERGVCPKCHKSRMYFCYTCLTAVDSIRDRIPYLKLPIQIAILKHAGEVDGKSTAAHLAVLAPDHVKMYTFPNIPAFDPSDVLLLFPGENAQPFEKLWESRQNGQTAGPCVICAKEHFNIPWKTLIFIDSTWKQTKRIYLDAKIKVLEGGRSAFWRPQRGKPSSWLATAEAVHLAITRLLALQGCAGHVDDLLFFFKFFYAKIRSRYSQELGVTE, from the exons ATGACTCACGAGTGGCGACCGCTCATTACGCGAAGCTGCCTATTTGAACTCGGGCATGAAAACCCGTTCTCCCATCTTCGTATAGCGTCGTCGGAGTTTTTGGAAGAAATAAACGAGCGCGGCGTTTGTCCGAAATGTCACAAGTCGCGCATGTACTTTTGCTACACGTGCcttactgcagtcgacagcaTTCGCGACAGAATTCCATACTTAaag TTGCCCATACAGATTGCTATTCTGAAGCATGCTGGCGAAGTTGATGGCAAAAGTACTGCAGCTCACTTAGCTGTCCTTGCTCCGGACCACGTGAAGATGTACACATTTCCCAATATCCCAGCTTTCGACCCAAGTGAT GTGTTGCTGCTTTTTCCTGGAGAGAATGCCCAGCCCTTTGAGAAGCTGTGGGAGAGCAGGCAGAATGGCCAGACAGCTGGCCCATGTGTCATTTGTGCAAAGGAGCATTTCAACATTCCTTGGAAGACGTTAATATTTATCGACAG TACGTGGAAGCAGACCAAGAGGATCTACCTTGACGCCAAGATTAAAG TGCTGGAGGGCGGCCGTTCGGCGTTCTGGCGCCCTCAGCGGGGCAAGCCGTCCAGCTGGCTGGCCACGGCCGAAGCCGTCCACCTGGCCATCACTCGGTTGTTGGCATTGCAGGGTTGCGCCGGACACGTTGACGACCTGCTGTTCTTCTTCAAGTTCTTCTATGCCAAGATACGGTCGCGCTACAGCCAG
- the LOC119460554 gene encoding tRNA-uridine aminocarboxypropyltransferase 1 isoform X1 produces the protein MTHEWRPLITRSCLFELGHENPFSHLRIASSEFLEEINERGVCPKCHKSRMYFCYTCLTAVDSIRDRIPYLKLPIQIAILKHAGEVDGKSTAAHLAVLAPDHVKMYTFPNIPAFDPSDVLLLFPGENAQPFEKLWESRQNGQTAGPCVICAKEHFNIPWKTLIFIDSTWKQTKRIYLDAKIKGLPCAVLEGGRSAFWRPQRGKPSSWLATAEAVHLAITRLLALQGCAGHVDDLLFFFKFFYAKIRSRYSQELGVTE, from the exons ATGACTCACGAGTGGCGACCGCTCATTACGCGAAGCTGCCTATTTGAACTCGGGCATGAAAACCCGTTCTCCCATCTTCGTATAGCGTCGTCGGAGTTTTTGGAAGAAATAAACGAGCGCGGCGTTTGTCCGAAATGTCACAAGTCGCGCATGTACTTTTGCTACACGTGCcttactgcagtcgacagcaTTCGCGACAGAATTCCATACTTAaag TTGCCCATACAGATTGCTATTCTGAAGCATGCTGGCGAAGTTGATGGCAAAAGTACTGCAGCTCACTTAGCTGTCCTTGCTCCGGACCACGTGAAGATGTACACATTTCCCAATATCCCAGCTTTCGACCCAAGTGAT GTGTTGCTGCTTTTTCCTGGAGAGAATGCCCAGCCCTTTGAGAAGCTGTGGGAGAGCAGGCAGAATGGCCAGACAGCTGGCCCATGTGTCATTTGTGCAAAGGAGCATTTCAACATTCCTTGGAAGACGTTAATATTTATCGACAG TACGTGGAAGCAGACCAAGAGGATCTACCTTGACGCCAAGATTAAAG GCCTCCCGTGCGCAGTGCTGGAGGGCGGCCGTTCGGCGTTCTGGCGCCCTCAGCGGGGCAAGCCGTCCAGCTGGCTGGCCACGGCCGAAGCCGTCCACCTGGCCATCACTCGGTTGTTGGCATTGCAGGGTTGCGCCGGACACGTTGACGACCTGCTGTTCTTCTTCAAGTTCTTCTATGCCAAGATACGGTCGCGCTACAGCCAG
- the LOC119460554 gene encoding tRNA-uridine aminocarboxypropyltransferase 1 isoform X3 — MSVGAVLHASFCFLYHSSMNEGTKLPIQIAILKHAGEVDGKSTAAHLAVLAPDHVKMYTFPNIPAFDPSDVLLLFPGENAQPFEKLWESRQNGQTAGPCVICAKEHFNIPWKTLIFIDSTWKQTKRIYLDAKIKGLPCAVLEGGRSAFWRPQRGKPSSWLATAEAVHLAITRLLALQGCAGHVDDLLFFFKFFYAKIRSRYSQELGVTE; from the exons ATGTCTGTTGGTGCCGTATTACATGCATCTTTCTGTTTTCTGTATCATTCGAGTATGAATGAGGGAACTAAG TTGCCCATACAGATTGCTATTCTGAAGCATGCTGGCGAAGTTGATGGCAAAAGTACTGCAGCTCACTTAGCTGTCCTTGCTCCGGACCACGTGAAGATGTACACATTTCCCAATATCCCAGCTTTCGACCCAAGTGAT GTGTTGCTGCTTTTTCCTGGAGAGAATGCCCAGCCCTTTGAGAAGCTGTGGGAGAGCAGGCAGAATGGCCAGACAGCTGGCCCATGTGTCATTTGTGCAAAGGAGCATTTCAACATTCCTTGGAAGACGTTAATATTTATCGACAG TACGTGGAAGCAGACCAAGAGGATCTACCTTGACGCCAAGATTAAAG GCCTCCCGTGCGCAGTGCTGGAGGGCGGCCGTTCGGCGTTCTGGCGCCCTCAGCGGGGCAAGCCGTCCAGCTGGCTGGCCACGGCCGAAGCCGTCCACCTGGCCATCACTCGGTTGTTGGCATTGCAGGGTTGCGCCGGACACGTTGACGACCTGCTGTTCTTCTTCAAGTTCTTCTATGCCAAGATACGGTCGCGCTACAGCCAG